A genome region from Pseudanabaena sp. Chao 1811 includes the following:
- the wecB gene encoding non-hydrolyzing UDP-N-acetylglucosamine 2-epimerase — protein sequence MQHSSLKILTIVGARPQFIKAAAVSRIARSLEHITEVLVHTGQHYDQNMSDVFFTELDIPKPNYHLGIGSGTHGIQTGKMLGAIEEVLVKEKPDWVLVYGDTNSTLAGALAATKLHIPIAHVEAGLRSFNRKMPEEINRVLTDHAANLLFTPTEVANQNLYKEGIASNLIHLVGDVMYDASLYYVKKAELASHILDSLKLQPQKYILSTIHRAENTDTSDRLTAIIEALSKLSQEILVVLPLHPRTKKILKDLQMLDKIPETLRLIDPVSYYDMILLEKNSKMIVTDSGGIQKEAYFYQVPCITLRDETEWVELVDAGWNHLVAPTSSSEIYQKIKNQMCQPIPSSTNNLYGDGTAASKILEVL from the coding sequence ATGCAACATTCTTCATTAAAGATCTTAACAATCGTTGGAGCAAGACCTCAGTTTATCAAAGCTGCTGCAGTATCTAGAATTGCTAGATCTCTAGAACATATTACCGAGGTCTTAGTACATACAGGACAACATTACGATCAAAATATGTCCGATGTATTTTTTACGGAACTTGATATTCCTAAACCTAATTACCATCTCGGTATTGGCTCAGGTACACATGGTATCCAAACAGGCAAAATGCTCGGAGCAATTGAAGAAGTTTTAGTTAAAGAAAAACCAGATTGGGTATTAGTTTATGGAGATACAAATTCTACATTGGCAGGAGCACTTGCAGCAACAAAACTACATATTCCCATAGCCCATGTGGAAGCAGGTTTAAGATCTTTTAATCGTAAGATGCCTGAAGAAATAAATCGAGTGCTAACTGACCATGCTGCTAATTTATTGTTTACTCCTACAGAAGTTGCTAATCAAAATCTATATAAAGAAGGTATTGCAAGTAATCTAATTCATCTCGTTGGAGATGTTATGTATGATGCGTCTCTTTATTATGTTAAAAAGGCAGAATTAGCTAGTCACATTCTGGATAGCTTGAAGCTACAACCTCAAAAATATATCTTAAGCACAATACATCGAGCGGAAAATACTGACACCAGCGATCGCCTAACTGCAATTATTGAGGCTTTGAGTAAACTCAGTCAAGAAATTCTTGTGGTTTTACCTTTGCATCCAAGAACTAAAAAAATCTTAAAAGATCTACAGATGCTAGACAAAATCCCAGAAACATTACGCTTAATAGATCCAGTTAGTTATTACGATATGATTCTGCTGGAAAAAAACTCAAAAATGATCGTTACAGATTCTGGTGGTATCCAAAAAGAAGCTTATTTCTATCAAGTACCTTGTATCACTTTACGTGATGAAACTGAGTGGGTGGAACTAGTTGATGCAGGATGGAATCACTTAGTCGCACCGACATCCAGTAGCGAAATCTATCAAAAAATCAAAAATCAAATGTGTCAACCAATACCATCATCTACCAATAATTTATATGGTGATGGAACAGCCGCTTCAAAAATTTTGGAAGTGTTATAG
- a CDS encoding Rid family detoxifying hydrolase, with protein sequence MSQKEVIRSANAPEPVGPYNQAIAVSATSKLMFMAGQIAIDPAVGKIVANTVEEQAEQVIKNIQAVLAEAGADITNVIKTTVFLADMADFPKVNAIYGKYFLAPFPARSTVQVARLPLDALVEIECIVAI encoded by the coding sequence ATGAGTCAAAAAGAAGTTATCCGTAGCGCCAATGCTCCTGAACCCGTTGGACCTTATAACCAAGCGATCGCTGTTTCGGCAACTAGCAAATTAATGTTCATGGCGGGACAAATTGCGATCGATCCTGCCGTTGGCAAAATCGTTGCTAACACAGTCGAAGAACAAGCCGAACAGGTGATCAAAAATATTCAAGCCGTTCTCGCTGAGGCAGGCGCAGATATCACCAACGTGATTAAAACCACCGTGTTTCTCGCAGATATGGCAGATTTCCCCAAGGTAAATGCGATCTACGGTAAGTATTTTCTAGCTCCATTCCCTGCCCGTTCTACGGTTCAAGTCGCTCGCCTTCCCCTCGATGCCCTTGTCGAAATTGAGTGCATTGTCGCCATCTAA
- a CDS encoding DUF1997 domain-containing protein: MQQEPMRSPANLDFTSETTGEDDSEFVLTPAQEASMFSEYGTGDDSADDLQDPDAENANADHLAQSKDLLQGADPNSEMRHFHNHYIGNMDLFADKQTVMKYLDAHQGWFRRCAHPFKADPIGETGYAMGIGKVGALGFQVDARVGLNLLPPDANSVYRIVTIPIPDQKPQGYEVDFQAEMRLEEKTLELRAGEKLGNDPLITSIEWDLNLTVSLHFPAFIQKLSMDMIQKTGDSVLGFIVQRVSKSLTAKVQDDFHKTHAIKVPKQIKLRR; this comes from the coding sequence ATGCAGCAAGAACCAATGCGATCGCCTGCAAATCTAGATTTCACTTCAGAGACAACGGGGGAGGATGACTCTGAGTTTGTATTAACGCCTGCACAGGAAGCCTCCATGTTCTCGGAATATGGCACTGGTGATGATTCTGCTGACGATCTCCAAGATCCCGATGCTGAAAATGCAAATGCAGATCACTTAGCTCAGTCTAAGGATTTATTGCAGGGCGCTGATCCTAACTCGGAAATGAGACATTTTCATAATCATTACATTGGCAATATGGATCTGTTTGCCGATAAGCAAACGGTAATGAAATATTTAGATGCCCATCAAGGATGGTTTCGACGCTGTGCCCATCCCTTTAAAGCTGATCCGATCGGGGAAACTGGCTATGCGATGGGGATTGGTAAGGTGGGAGCCTTAGGCTTTCAGGTTGACGCAAGGGTGGGGCTAAATTTGTTGCCTCCCGATGCCAATAGTGTTTATCGGATTGTGACTATTCCCATTCCCGATCAGAAACCGCAGGGCTATGAAGTGGATTTTCAAGCGGAGATGCGCTTGGAGGAAAAAACTTTGGAATTACGGGCTGGGGAAAAGCTCGGTAATGATCCCTTAATTACATCGATTGAATGGGACTTAAATCTGACGGTTTCCCTTCACTTTCCCGCCTTTATCCAGAAATTATCGATGGATATGATTCAGAAAACAGGGGATAGCGTCCTCGGTTTCATTGTCCAGCGTGTCTCTAAAAGTCTGACTGCTAAGGTGCAAGACGACTTCCATAAAACCCACGCCATCAAGGTTCCGAAACAGATTAAGCTCAGAAGATAG
- a CDS encoding bifunctional aldolase/short-chain dehydrogenase yields the protein MKSLWSDREAAEYKTDLGLRVYTSRLLGRDPSLVLHGGGNTSVKIREKNIVGEEEEILYVKGSGWDLETIAEAGFAPVRMAHLLKLAKLQVLSDSQMVNELKTQMTKASAPAPSVETILHASLPYKFVDHTHADAVISVTNTANGWERIQEIYGDDVVIIPYVMPGFDLARVCAEKFAAEKSDRTIGMVLMNHGIFSFGETAQESYERMIALVDRAEAYLKKHHAWEISPPASLIRESEQRLEIAKLRSEVSQVAGFPVVLSSHTDEKSLAFAQREDVQIISQQGCATPDHVIRTKRLPLVGRDVKAYAESYRAYFAEEAPKSAQPVTILDPAPRVILDRQLGLVTVGKSAKDAQIVADIYEHTIEIIQRSQLLGGYQALPASDIFAVEYWELEQAKLKKGGSSPAFTGEIALVTGAASGIGKACVDSLLKRGAAVVGLDINPAIEKLYDRPDFVGITCDVSDESAIANSLDQAVKAFGGLDILILNAGIFPSGCRIENLDTATWQKVMQINLEANLVLMREAYPLLKLAPNGGRVVAIGSKNVPAPGPAAAAYSASKAALTQLMRVAALEWSSDRIRINTLHPNAVFDTGIWTEEVLTSRAKHYGLTIEEYKTNNLLKVEVTSHHVAELAAEMCGALFACTTAAQVPIDGGNDRVI from the coding sequence ATGAAAAGTTTGTGGAGCGATCGCGAAGCTGCTGAATATAAAACCGACTTAGGCTTAAGGGTATATACATCAAGGTTGTTGGGGCGCGATCCATCGCTTGTTTTACATGGTGGGGGCAATACTTCCGTCAAAATCCGCGAAAAAAATATCGTTGGTGAAGAAGAAGAGATTCTGTATGTTAAAGGAAGTGGTTGGGATCTAGAAACGATCGCAGAGGCAGGTTTTGCACCTGTACGGATGGCGCATTTATTGAAATTAGCAAAGTTACAGGTTCTCTCCGATTCGCAAATGGTGAATGAACTGAAGACGCAAATGACCAAGGCAAGTGCACCTGCGCCATCGGTTGAAACAATTCTCCATGCGAGTTTACCTTATAAATTTGTTGATCATACCCATGCTGATGCGGTCATTTCCGTGACCAATACCGCCAATGGATGGGAACGCATTCAAGAAATCTATGGCGATGATGTGGTGATCATTCCCTATGTGATGCCGGGGTTTGACCTAGCGCGAGTCTGTGCCGAGAAATTTGCGGCGGAGAAAAGCGATCGCACCATTGGTATGGTGTTAATGAATCACGGTATTTTCTCCTTTGGCGAAACCGCCCAAGAATCCTATGAACGTATGATTGCACTAGTCGATCGCGCAGAGGCTTATCTCAAAAAACATCATGCTTGGGAGATCTCACCACCAGCTTCTTTGATTAGGGAAAGTGAGCAGAGATTAGAGATTGCCAAGCTACGTTCTGAAGTTTCTCAAGTCGCAGGGTTTCCCGTCGTTCTAAGTTCCCATACTGATGAGAAAAGTTTAGCCTTTGCTCAAAGAGAAGATGTGCAGATCATTTCCCAACAGGGTTGCGCGACTCCCGATCATGTGATTCGCACGAAGCGCTTGCCCCTAGTCGGTAGAGATGTCAAAGCCTATGCCGAATCCTATCGCGCTTATTTTGCCGAAGAAGCGCCTAAATCAGCCCAACCAGTCACGATTCTCGATCCTGCACCTCGCGTGATTCTCGATCGCCAGTTAGGCTTAGTCACCGTTGGTAAATCCGCAAAAGATGCCCAGATCGTCGCGGATATCTATGAACACACGATAGAAATCATTCAGCGATCGCAACTTTTGGGCGGCTATCAAGCATTACCCGCTAGCGATATCTTTGCGGTGGAATATTGGGAATTAGAACAGGCGAAATTGAAAAAAGGTGGTTCCTCTCCTGCTTTCACTGGTGAAATTGCTCTAGTCACAGGTGCAGCTTCAGGCATTGGTAAAGCTTGCGTGGATTCCTTATTAAAGCGAGGTGCGGCAGTTGTGGGTTTAGATATTAATCCCGCCATTGAGAAGCTTTACGATCGCCCCGATTTTGTCGGCATTACTTGCGATGTCAGTGATGAAAGTGCGATCGCGAATTCGCTCGATCAAGCCGTTAAAGCCTTTGGTGGTCTAGATATCCTCATTCTCAATGCAGGGATTTTCCCATCAGGATGTCGCATCGAAAATCTCGATACCGCCACATGGCAAAAGGTGATGCAGATCAATCTTGAAGCCAATCTAGTCCTCATGCGTGAAGCTTATCCATTGCTGAAACTTGCGCCTAACGGTGGTCGAGTTGTAGCGATCGGCTCGAAAAATGTCCCTGCCCCCGGGCCTGCTGCTGCAGCATATTCAGCATCTAAGGCGGCGCTCACCCAATTAATGCGAGTAGCGGCTCTTGAGTGGAGTAGCGATCGCATTCGCATTAATACCCTGCATCCTAATGCTGTCTTTGATACGGGCATCTGGACAGAGGAAGTATTAACTTCTCGCGCCAAGCATTACGGATTAACGATTGAGGAATATAAAACCAATAATCTGCTTAAAGTAGAAGTGACGAGTCACCATGTTGCTGAACTTGCGGCGGAGATGTGTGGAGCGTTATTTGCCTGTACGACTGCGGCTCAAGTTCCCATTGATGGCGGTAATGATCGAGTCATTTAA
- a CDS encoding lipase family protein, with product MPELAQYFTPEFSTTNEYSPKDAIAFASACALAYAYNPKDDKEYWERDGNKYSQPFNQASWGFTNFQFFNKNLGVSIDTQGFVAEKEGNLIIAFRGSESTTDWITNIKLVTDPGPLLNSRVHEGFQDALYPVVISIISAIYKFDPNRTKNIWITGHSLGGALAVLMTAMLSIEKVNVRGLYTFGTPRVGNKNFANQLDTNFNGTHFRVVNQGDLVPHVPFEAQGFYHAGKRIIFDTNGDRIQGNTDEKWNNLKAQNENESILNEVVYDVRNFKDFFAAWFKLIPQKELAVKEYHVLLRATAHVS from the coding sequence ATGCCAGAATTAGCGCAGTATTTTACTCCTGAATTTTCCACGACAAACGAGTACAGTCCCAAGGATGCAATTGCCTTTGCCTCTGCCTGTGCGCTTGCCTATGCCTATAACCCTAAAGATGATAAAGAGTATTGGGAAAGGGATGGTAACAAGTATAGTCAACCATTTAATCAAGCATCATGGGGATTTACTAACTTTCAATTCTTCAATAAAAATCTGGGAGTATCTATTGACACTCAAGGTTTTGTTGCCGAAAAGGAGGGAAACCTTATTATTGCTTTTCGAGGTAGCGAATCTACTACAGATTGGATTACTAATATCAAACTTGTTACCGATCCAGGACCTTTGTTGAATAGTCGCGTCCATGAAGGATTTCAAGATGCTCTTTACCCTGTCGTAATCTCAATTATCTCCGCAATTTATAAATTCGATCCCAACCGAACCAAAAATATTTGGATTACTGGTCACAGCCTTGGTGGAGCCTTAGCAGTATTAATGACAGCAATGCTATCCATTGAAAAAGTTAATGTGCGAGGTCTCTATACCTTTGGTACGCCTCGTGTTGGCAATAAGAATTTTGCAAATCAGTTGGATACAAACTTTAATGGCACACATTTTCGCGTTGTCAATCAAGGCGATCTAGTTCCCCACGTTCCATTTGAAGCACAAGGATTTTATCACGCAGGGAAGCGCATCATTTTCGATACCAATGGCGATCGCATTCAAGGTAACACTGATGAGAAATGGAATAATTTGAAAGCACAGAACGAGAATGAATCTATTTTGAATGAAGTTGTCTACGACGTACGCAATTTTAAGGATTTCTTCGCAGCTTGGTTCAAACTGATCCCACAAAAAGAGCTAGCAGTCAAGGAATATCATGTTCTGCTTAGGGCAACCGCACACGTTTCTTAA
- a CDS encoding type II toxin-antitoxin system VapC family toxin, which translates to MKSYIFDTDHLSLYGRANQYLIAKLQATQIQLNTTVINVEEQLRGRLAQISEIKDGENQSAAYQLLTDTILMLSDFDVLQYDAQAREIYQSLKAQRIRVGTQDMRIA; encoded by the coding sequence ATGAAGAGCTACATTTTTGACACAGATCACCTTAGTCTTTATGGACGTGCTAACCAATATTTAATTGCGAAACTTCAAGCAACTCAAATACAGCTAAATACAACTGTTATCAATGTTGAAGAACAATTAAGAGGTCGTCTAGCTCAGATTTCTGAAATAAAAGATGGAGAGAATCAATCTGCGGCGTATCAACTTCTCACAGATACAATTTTAATGCTGTCAGATTTTGATGTCTTGCAATACGATGCTCAAGCCCGCGAAATTTATCAATCACTAAAAGCTCAACGTATTCGTGTTGGCACGCAGGATATGCGTATAGCATGA
- a CDS encoding glycosyltransferase family 4 protein, giving the protein MKILMISTLNLSLPNGGTVHFTSIAKEFRLAGHTVDAIIPSTGDSHQNQLIADKFFDNVTFTSSLTRIIPVGKTSLNSLAQILTILLQRSDRYDWVYLRSSIISALSVAALRIKGFRHIVTEQNGWFADELVQMGVSRPWLDVIKYMQLLDARLATFVITVVEGIKEKLIEHGLPQEKVLVAGNGTDPKIFYPLPRQEILQKYKLDPTYFYLGLIGDLERWKGAELAIQAMPIICEVYPQAKLLVVGSGRQLGYLQETYRDLECVSFMNEVPYEQSNEYINCFDIALLPLLEFSNIGFSPIKLYAYAASGKPILSSNFRGVRELESQGFITLHENGNYHDLANHAITMISNPDQLGIMGKTARNYAEKNFTWEEIASKILQRMRHV; this is encoded by the coding sequence ATGAAAATTTTGATGATTTCTACATTAAACCTATCACTACCTAATGGGGGGACAGTTCACTTTACTTCGATCGCTAAGGAATTTCGACTTGCAGGACATACGGTTGATGCAATCATTCCAAGTACAGGTGATTCTCATCAAAATCAGTTAATTGCTGATAAATTTTTTGATAATGTCACATTTACGTCATCTTTAACCCGAATTATTCCTGTTGGTAAAACCAGTCTTAATAGTCTGGCGCAAATTTTGACAATCCTTTTGCAAAGATCAGATCGCTATGATTGGGTATATTTGCGTAGTAGCATCATCTCAGCGCTGTCGGTTGCTGCCTTACGCATCAAAGGATTTCGTCATATTGTGACCGAACAAAATGGCTGGTTTGCTGATGAATTAGTGCAAATGGGAGTTTCTCGTCCTTGGCTTGATGTAATTAAGTACATGCAATTACTTGATGCGCGTCTAGCTACTTTTGTAATTACTGTAGTCGAAGGAATAAAAGAAAAACTTATTGAACATGGGTTGCCTCAAGAAAAAGTATTGGTAGCAGGTAATGGTACTGATCCTAAAATCTTTTATCCTTTGCCACGACAAGAGATTCTCCAGAAATATAAACTTGATCCTACTTACTTTTATTTGGGTTTAATTGGAGATCTTGAGCGTTGGAAAGGTGCAGAACTGGCTATTCAAGCAATGCCTATTATTTGTGAAGTATACCCTCAAGCAAAACTGTTGGTAGTAGGTAGTGGTCGCCAGTTAGGTTATTTGCAGGAAACCTATCGTGATCTTGAATGCGTATCCTTTATGAATGAAGTTCCTTATGAGCAGTCTAATGAGTATATTAATTGTTTTGATATAGCTTTATTACCGTTATTAGAATTTTCAAATATTGGCTTTTCTCCAATTAAGCTATATGCTTATGCAGCTTCGGGAAAGCCTATTTTATCCTCTAACTTTCGTGGTGTTCGGGAGCTAGAATCACAAGGATTTATTACTTTGCATGAAAATGGCAACTATCACGATTTAGCAAATCATGCGATCACCATGATTTCAAATCCCGATCAATTGGGAATAATGGGTAAAACTGCCCGTAATTATGCAGAAAAGAATTTTACGTGGGAAGAGATCGCAAGCAAAATTCTTCAGCGTATGCGTCATGTATAG
- a CDS encoding GvpL/GvpF family gas vesicle protein, translated as MLYTFAILLAPAPDERPLGITGKPIQYLQCDRLIAAIETDVDIEAMKLLPEQSLMQAIIHHDRLICELFNQRTLLPLRFGTAFVSIDALETYLQTEGERLFASLQRLDGYAEYLITGNAIAPKLEVATNLKGKDYLLAKRSQYLQQEQWRSQLQKEVLDYRQTITDHLNPDNLNPEYSPEFQHVETQGSEDVRVYALLPRSQVEYLQEALRSWQEKHPHWQISWSQALPPYHFLT; from the coding sequence ATGCTTTATACTTTTGCGATTTTGCTTGCGCCAGCACCAGATGAGCGACCGTTGGGAATTACGGGCAAGCCCATTCAATATTTGCAATGCGATCGCCTGATTGCAGCAATTGAAACAGATGTGGATATCGAAGCGATGAAGCTATTGCCTGAGCAATCTTTGATGCAGGCGATTATTCACCATGATCGCTTAATTTGTGAACTGTTTAACCAGCGCACACTTTTACCTTTACGCTTCGGCACAGCTTTTGTTTCTATCGATGCCTTAGAGACCTATTTACAAACGGAGGGTGAGAGGCTATTCGCCAGTTTACAAAGACTAGATGGCTATGCCGAATATTTGATTACGGGCAATGCGATCGCGCCTAAGCTGGAGGTAGCGACAAATCTTAAGGGTAAAGACTATCTACTCGCAAAGCGATCGCAATATTTACAACAGGAACAATGGCGATCGCAACTACAAAAGGAGGTTCTGGACTATCGTCAGACCATTACTGACCATTTAAATCCTGATAATTTAAATCCTGAATATTCGCCTGAATTTCAGCACGTGGAAACGCAAGGTTCAGAGGATGTGCGTGTTTATGCCTTATTGCCGCGATCGCAGGTTGAGTATTTGCAAGAGGCTTTGCGATCGTGGCAAGAAAAACATCCCCATTGGCAAATTTCATGGAGCCAAGCCCTACCGCCCTATCATTTTTTAACGTGA
- a CDS encoding type II toxin-antitoxin system HicB family antitoxin — translation MQYQIFVQSQSQQSFVASVVGMSSVTTEGKTEEEAISKAKSALEAQLARGKFVSVEITSNIESSHPIPQRKYAGILANDPIFDDFMEKLTSIREEANLEVDV, via the coding sequence ATGCAATATCAAATTTTTGTCCAAAGTCAGTCTCAACAAAGCTTTGTAGCTTCAGTTGTGGGTATGTCGAGCGTAACAACTGAGGGCAAAACCGAGGAAGAAGCAATTTCTAAGGCTAAGTCGGCTCTAGAAGCTCAACTAGCTAGGGGCAAATTTGTAAGCGTAGAGATAACCTCAAACATTGAGTCGTCTCATCCCATTCCTCAGAGGAAGTATGCAGGAATATTGGCTAATGATCCTATCTTTGATGATTTCATGGAGAAATTGACAAGTATCCGTGAGGAAGCAAATCTAGAAGTAGATGTCTGA
- a CDS encoding ISAs1 family transposase: MLDTVNPIGLIETHFGNLQDPRAAHGILHKLLDILIITICAVICGADNFIAIAEYGKEKEEWLKTFLELANGIPSVDTFERLFARLKPEELQKSFISWMEAVHKSTDGELINIDGKTLRGAKGSGNSRSLIHMVSVWSASQHLVLGQKKVDEKSNEITAIPSLLKMLAIRGSVVSIDAMGCQTEIAKTIIEEGADYVLALKGNQGNLHKDVRELFTSAREQNFKNIEHQFYETVEKGHGRIETRRYWTMGNTEYLIGAEKWIGLKSIGMVESDRIINGTISTEQRYYLLSLESDVHRFSQSVRNHWSIENRLHWILDVGFNEDASQSCRGYIAENLAVIRHISLNLLSRDKTSKVGVKTKRLKAGWNNNYLKDVLSALNIVAV; encoded by the coding sequence ATGCTAGATACAGTCAACCCCATCGGATTAATCGAAACCCACTTTGGGAACTTGCAAGATCCCAGAGCAGCACACGGTATCCTGCATAAGCTGCTCGACATATTGATAATCACGATTTGTGCAGTGATCTGTGGAGCTGATAATTTCATCGCAATCGCCGAATATGGCAAAGAGAAAGAAGAATGGTTAAAGACATTTTTGGAATTAGCCAACGGCATACCATCAGTAGATACATTCGAGAGATTATTTGCGAGACTAAAGCCAGAAGAATTGCAAAAAAGCTTTATTAGTTGGATGGAAGCAGTCCATAAATCAACCGATGGAGAATTGATTAACATAGATGGCAAAACTCTGAGAGGGGCAAAGGGATCAGGAAATTCACGTAGTCTGATTCATATGGTGAGTGTGTGGTCAGCATCACAACATTTGGTATTGGGACAGAAAAAAGTAGACGAGAAATCCAATGAAATAACAGCGATTCCATCATTGCTAAAAATGTTAGCGATACGAGGTTCAGTGGTGAGCATAGATGCAATGGGATGTCAGACCGAAATCGCGAAAACAATCATCGAAGAGGGAGCAGATTATGTGTTAGCGCTGAAAGGCAATCAAGGTAATCTCCATAAAGATGTGCGTGAACTATTTACCTCTGCACGAGAACAGAACTTCAAAAATATTGAACATCAGTTCTATGAAACGGTTGAGAAAGGACATGGGCGCATTGAAACCCGTCGCTATTGGACAATGGGTAATACCGAATACTTAATTGGTGCGGAGAAATGGATAGGTTTGAAAAGTATTGGTATGGTTGAATCAGATCGAATTATAAATGGAACTATTTCTACTGAACAGCGATACTATCTGCTTAGTCTTGAGAGTGATGTCCACAGATTTTCCCAATCTGTCAGAAATCACTGGAGTATTGAAAATCGACTACATTGGATTCTCGATGTTGGCTTTAATGAGGATGCTTCTCAATCCTGTCGAGGCTATATTGCCGAAAACTTAGCTGTTATACGTCATATCAGTTTAAATTTGTTGTCAAGAGATAAAACTAGTAAGGTCGGGGTCAAGACTAAACGTCTTAAAGCTGGCTGGAACAATAACTATCTTAAGGATGTCCTAAGTGCCTTAAACATAGTCGCTGTCTAA
- a CDS encoding protein kinase domain-containing protein, with product MDIYCTRPNCTKPLNSFADLDSGNTLKTITQKFCTSCGMPLLLGGRYIVESPIARGGFGATFLARDRYTPAMKRCVVKLLQPIGFTSAQMVVAKQMFEREATVLEDLGTHPQIPDLLAYFEVQSGQDEFFYLVQEFVDGFTLEQIVEQHGAIAEADVLEIMHSLLPVLTFIHDKGSIHRDIKPANIMVRKSDQSYFLLDFGAVKQVAGVAQGQKSTGIFTPGYGAPEQMRGDTVFPSTDLYAFAVTCLFLLTGKEPDELFDVSYNKWQWDRFVKLSPNFNNVLHKMLESAPSDRFTSAADVLQALSSQASVPSVPMVQPSVQTPVKPAHQTSIQVPVPAPLPNSAPAVPKPAASRSQKTPWLLSASIPTQFIGAFLLGVEAMLLWQVSTTVGIAVIGTPANLIAFAAVLLGIILLRISSILDNKDLFVFVNLLSFAAVWGGQIFAKVQFQNFPNWSEIAQYCGIAGFSAIALMAAFRLIFQLLYSFL from the coding sequence GTGGATATTTACTGCACGCGCCCCAATTGTACTAAGCCTTTAAATTCCTTTGCTGACCTTGATAGTGGCAATACTCTCAAAACAATTACCCAAAAGTTTTGTACGAGTTGTGGGATGCCCCTATTGCTGGGTGGGCGCTATATCGTCGAGAGTCCGATCGCCAGAGGTGGTTTCGGTGCGACCTTTTTAGCCCGCGATCGCTATACGCCTGCGATGAAGCGCTGTGTGGTGAAGCTATTACAGCCCATTGGTTTCACCAGCGCTCAGATGGTGGTTGCTAAGCAAATGTTTGAACGTGAGGCAACGGTTTTAGAAGATTTGGGGACACATCCGCAAATCCCTGATCTGCTTGCCTATTTTGAGGTGCAGTCGGGACAGGATGAATTTTTTTATTTAGTCCAAGAATTTGTCGATGGCTTTACCCTAGAGCAAATTGTCGAGCAGCATGGGGCGATCGCTGAGGCAGATGTTTTAGAAATTATGCACAGCCTTTTGCCTGTCTTGACATTTATTCATGACAAAGGCTCGATCCATCGTGATATCAAACCTGCCAATATCATGGTGCGTAAGTCCGATCAGTCCTACTTTCTCTTGGATTTTGGTGCGGTGAAGCAAGTGGCAGGAGTAGCCCAAGGTCAAAAATCTACGGGCATCTTTACCCCCGGCTATGGCGCACCTGAGCAGATGCGCGGCGATACTGTATTTCCCTCAACGGATCTCTATGCCTTTGCCGTGACCTGTCTCTTTTTATTAACGGGTAAGGAGCCAGACGAATTATTCGATGTGAGTTACAACAAATGGCAGTGGGATCGCTTTGTTAAGCTTAGTCCTAATTTTAATAATGTGTTACATAAAATGTTGGAGTCGGCTCCCAGCGATCGCTTTACTTCAGCAGCAGATGTTCTCCAAGCCCTGAGTTCTCAAGCATCAGTACCATCAGTACCAATGGTGCAACCATCCGTACAAACCCCTGTAAAGCCAGCGCATCAGACCAGTATCCAAGTCCCTGTTCCTGCCCCTCTGCCCAATTCTGCCCCCGCAGTCCCCAAACCTGCTGCCTCGCGATCGCAAAAAACGCCTTGGTTACTATCAGCATCGATTCCTACTCAATTTATTGGCGCTTTTTTGTTAGGGGTAGAGGCGATGTTGCTATGGCAAGTAAGTACGACAGTTGGCATAGCTGTGATCGGGACTCCAGCTAATTTAATTGCTTTTGCAGCCGTATTGCTAGGCATCATTCTACTGAGAATTAGTTCTATTCTCGACAATAAAGATTTATTTGTATTCGTCAATTTGCTAAGTTTCGCCGCAGTATGGGGAGGTCAAATATTTGCCAAAGTTCAGTTTCAGAACTTCCCAAATTGGAGCGAAATTGCTCAATATTGTGGAATTGCAGGATTTAGTGCGATTGCCCTGATGGCAGCCTTTCGCCTCATCTTCCAATTACTCTATTCATTTCTATAA